A region of uncultured Desulfobacter sp. DNA encodes the following proteins:
- a CDS encoding urease accessory protein UreF, with the protein MSLKQGRTAMGNTTTITTDGAQDSPMAAPWLIRLMHLVSPSLPTGGFAYSQGLEWAVEKGWITDETTLEQWLGNVLETGMAHVDIPLLQRLYKAVVQQDLDAFTEAARWVRACRETKELRNEEADRGRAMAAIIKELGLCHAGMGKSFETTGHESWQKVIATSQLAGFAFAAATWQIPVRDAARGYLWSWLENQVLAAVKIIPLGQSSGQRVLSRLCPAIDTATDLGLSLKRLEQMGSSLPALAMASCCHETQYTRLFRS; encoded by the coding sequence TTGAGCCTGAAACAGGGGCGTACGGCCATGGGCAACACCACCACCATCACCACTGACGGGGCCCAGGATAGCCCCATGGCCGCCCCATGGCTGATCCGGCTCATGCACCTGGTCAGCCCGTCCCTTCCCACAGGAGGCTTTGCCTATTCCCAGGGTCTTGAATGGGCCGTTGAAAAGGGGTGGATCACTGATGAAACCACCCTTGAACAATGGCTTGGCAATGTTCTTGAAACCGGCATGGCCCATGTGGATATTCCGTTGCTTCAACGCCTTTACAAGGCGGTTGTTCAGCAGGACCTGGACGCCTTTACCGAAGCGGCCCGGTGGGTAAGGGCCTGCCGGGAAACTAAAGAGTTGCGCAACGAAGAAGCGGATCGCGGCCGGGCCATGGCCGCCATCATCAAAGAGCTGGGGCTTTGCCACGCCGGCATGGGCAAATCCTTTGAAACAACAGGCCATGAATCGTGGCAAAAGGTCATTGCCACATCCCAGCTTGCCGGGTTTGCTTTTGCCGCGGCCACATGGCAGATTCCGGTCCGGGACGCAGCCAGGGGATACCTGTGGTCCTGGCTTGAGAACCAGGTTCTTGCTGCCGTAAAAATTATTCCCCTGGGCCAGAGTTCTGGCCAAAGGGTGTTGTCAAGGCTATGTCCTGCCATCGACACAGCAACGGACCTGGGATTAAGTTTAAAACGCCTTGAACAGATGGGCAGCTCTTTGCCGGCCCTGGCCATGGCCAGCTGCTGCCACGAAACACAATATACCAGACTTTTCAGATCATAA
- the ureG gene encoding urease accessory protein UreG — MSKTAPLRVGVGGPVGSGKTALLEAICLKMRDRYELAVVTNDIYTREDQQFLIRRQALSADRIMGVETGGCPHTAIREDASMNLAAVEDLCQRFPNLDLVLVESGGDNLSATFSPELADLSIYVIDVSAGDKIPRKGGPGITRSDLLVINKVDLAPLVGASLEVMEQDTQRMRGNKPFVFANMKTGKGVDEIINFLVHQGMLKPFDL, encoded by the coding sequence ATGAGCAAAACAGCACCACTTCGCGTGGGCGTCGGGGGACCGGTGGGATCAGGAAAAACAGCACTTCTTGAGGCCATCTGCCTGAAAATGAGGGACCGGTACGAACTTGCCGTGGTCACCAATGATATTTACACCCGGGAGGATCAGCAGTTTCTGATCCGGCGGCAGGCGTTGTCTGCAGACAGGATCATGGGTGTTGAAACCGGGGGCTGCCCCCATACGGCCATCCGTGAGGACGCCTCCATGAACCTGGCCGCAGTGGAGGACCTTTGCCAAAGGTTCCCAAACCTTGACCTGGTGCTGGTGGAAAGCGGCGGCGACAACTTGAGTGCCACCTTCAGCCCGGAGCTGGCAGATCTGTCCATCTATGTCATTGACGTTTCGGCAGGGGATAAAATCCCCCGTAAAGGGGGCCCCGGCATTACCCGGTCCGATCTTCTGGTGATCAATAAGGTGGACCTTGCCCCTCTGGTCGGTGCATCCCTTGAAGTCATGGAACAGGACACCCAACGCATGAGGGGGAATAAGCCCTTTGTTTTTGCCAATATGAAAACCGGCAAAGGCGTGGATGAGATCATCAATTTTCTCGTCCACCAGGGCATGCTCAAACCTTTCGACCTTTGA
- a CDS encoding zeta toxin family protein: protein MTSNKVSFAFETTLSGLNFIDRIKKWRAVGYEVILYFLYLPDAELAVRRVKFRVAQGGHSVPEDVIIRRYSRGWDNFQKHYKQLVDDWIVFDNSGDQPLIMEEKQ from the coding sequence TTGACCTCAAACAAAGTTTCATTTGCATTTGAGACAACGCTAAGTGGATTGAACTTCATTGATCGAATTAAAAAATGGCGGGCAGTTGGTTATGAAGTCATATTGTATTTTTTATATTTGCCCGATGCCGAACTGGCGGTGAGACGCGTAAAATTCCGGGTTGCTCAAGGAGGGCATAGTGTGCCGGAAGATGTGATTATCAGAAGGTATAGTAGAGGCTGGGATAATTTTCAAAAGCATTATAAACAGCTCGTAGATGACTGGATTGTTTTCGATAATTCTGGAGATCAACCTTTGATCATGGAGGAAAAACAATGA
- a CDS encoding AraC family transcriptional regulator: MSSSAFHKAFKEITFDSPLQYVKKIRLNKAGYFMSQQSMKAYMAADKIGYESPSQFSREFKRYIGRSPA; this comes from the coding sequence ATGAGTTCATCCGCTTTTCATAAAGCCTTTAAGGAGATCACTTTTGATTCTCCCTTGCAGTATGTCAAAAAAATAAGATTAAATAAGGCCGGGTATTTTATGTCCCAGCAGAGTATGAAAGCCTACATGGCAGCCGACAAGATCGGGTACGAAAGCCCATCCCAGTTCAGCCGGGAATTCAAGCGCTACATTGGCCGGAGCCCTGCTTGA